The following proteins are co-located in the Vigna angularis cultivar LongXiaoDou No.4 chromosome 2, ASM1680809v1, whole genome shotgun sequence genome:
- the LOC108329732 gene encoding uncharacterized protein LOC108329732, whose protein sequence is MDYRWTNGRLDTGGRDRRQSKREQAYQDSLVEDLSEDFRLPINHRPTENVDLDNVEQASLDTHLTSSNIGFKLLQKMGWKGKGLGKDEQGITEPIKSGIRDPRLGVGKQEEDDFFTAEENIQRKKLDVELEETEEHVKKREVLAEREQKIQTEVKEIRKVFYCDLCNKQYKLAMEFEAHLSSYDHNHRKRFKQMKEMHGGGSRDDRQKREQQRQEKEMAKFAQIADAQKQQRLQLQQDSGSGTVSSESRTATALTDQEQRNTLKFGFSSKGSGSKITFGAKKQNVAKKQSAPPISSIFSNDSDEE, encoded by the exons ATGGACTATCGATGGACTAATGGTAGGCTGGATACAGGTGGCCGTGACAGGAGGCAATCTAAAAGGGAACAG GCATATCAGGACTCTCTTGTTGAGGATTTGTCAGAAGACTTCCGCTTGCCAATCAACCACAGGCCAACAGAAAATGTTGATCTGGACAACGTAGAGCAAGCATCTCTGGACACACACTTAACATCATCTAATATTGGCTTTAAGCTTCTCCAAAAGATGGGATGGAAAGGAAAGGGTCTTGGGAAGGATGAACAAG GAATCACCGAGCCAATTAAATCTGGGATTAGAGATCCAAGACTTGGAGTTGGTAAGCAAGAAGAAGATGATTTCTTTACTGCAGAAGAAAATATCCAGAGAAAAAAACTTGATGTTGAATTGGAGGAGACAGAAGAACATGTGAAGAAGCGGGAG GTGTTAGCTGAACGTGAGCAAAAAATTCAAACTGAAGTGAAAGAAATCCGAAAGGTGTTTTATTGTGATCTCTGCAACAAGCAATACAAATTAGCTATGGAATTTGAAGCACACTTGAGCTCTTATGATCACAATCACAGAAAG CGATTCAAACAAATGAAGGAAATGCATGGTGGTGGTAGTCGAGATGATAGGCAAAAGCGAGAACAACAGCGTCAAGAGAAAGAAATGGCAAAGTTTGCTCAAAT TGCTGATGCTCAAAAGCAGCAACGCCTTCAATTGCAACAAGATTCTGGATCAGGAACAGTGTCCTCCGAATCTAGAACTGCTACTGCTCTTACAGATCAGGAGCAGAGAAATACTTTGAAATTTGGGTTTTCGTCTAAAGGCAGTGGTTCCAAG ATAACTTTTGGTGccaagaaacaaaatgttgCGAAGAAGCAAAGTGCCCCCCCGATCTCCTCTATATTTAGTAATGATAGCGATGAAGAATAA
- the LOC108328259 gene encoding hydrophobic protein LTI6B, with product MADGSTATCFDILISIILPPLGVFLKYGCKLEFWICLLLTILGYIPGIIYAVYAITK from the exons atggccGATGGCAGCACAGCTACCTGCTTCGATATCCTCATTTCCATCATCCTCCCTCCTCTTGGAGTTTTTCTCAAGTATGGCTGCAAG TTAGAGTTCTGGATCTGTTTGCTGCTCACCATTCTCGGCTACATTCCTGGAATTATCTATGCTGTCTATGCCATCACCAAGTGA
- the LOC108327618 gene encoding pentatricopeptide repeat-containing protein At3g24000, mitochondrial, with amino-acid sequence MKLASLIRSSSNQNGVPNLHWFSSVPDIKLHLDKAAKLKNLKHATQIHSQIVTTNQASLGNINSLLVVYAKCGSIKHAVLLFGTSPGASTSVVTWTTLITQLSHFNKPFQALTSFNLMRTTGIYPNQFTFSAILPACAHATLLSQGQQIHALLLKHAFHTDTFVATALLHMYASCGSMSLAENVFDQMPHRNLVSWNSMIVGFLKNKMYGRAIGFFREVLSLEPDQVSFSSVLSACAGLVELGFGKQVHGSIVKRGLVGLVYVKNSLVDMYCKCGLFEDATKLFCGGGERDVVTWNVMITGCVHSQNFEQACTFFQAMIREGVEPDEASYSSLLHASASIAALAQGSLIHCHVLKTGHMKNACVSSSLVTMYGKCGSLFDAYGVFGETKDCNVVCWTAMITVCHQHGCANEAIELFEEMLKEGIVPEYITFVSVLSACSHTGKVDDGFKYFNSMANVHNIEPGLEHYACMVDLLGRVGRLEEAWRFIELMPIEPDSTVWGAFLGACGKHGNVEMGREVAERLFKLEPDNPGNYALLANIYTRHGMLDEADEVRRLMGVSGVRKETGCSWIDVKNRTFVFNVNDRSHSRTREIYEMLQKLKELMKRRGYVAETQFATNSVEGSEEQSLWCHSEKLALAFGLLVLPPGSPVRIKKNLRTCGDCHTVMKFASEIFQREIIVRDINRFHRFTNGSCSCRDYW; translated from the coding sequence ATGAAACTTGCTTCGCTGATAAGAAGCAGCAGCAACCAAAATGGTGTTCCAAACTTGCACTGGTTCTCCTCAGTTCCCGACATCAAACTTCACCTGGACAAGGCCGCAAAACTGAAGAACCTTAAACACGCGACGCAAATCCACTCGCAAATTGTAACGACCAATCAGGCGTCCCTCGGCAACATCAACAGCCTCCTCGTGGTGTACGCAAAATGCGGTTCCATCAAGCACGCGGTCCTCTTGTTCGGCACAAGCCCTGGCGCCTCAACCAGCGTGGTCACGTGGACCACACTCATAACCCAACTCTCCCATTTCAACAAACCCTTCCAAGCCCTCACTTCTTTCAACCTGATGCGAACCACCGGCATATACCCCAATCAGTTCACCTTCTCAGCCATCTTACCCGCCTGCGCTCACGCCACGCTCCTTTCACAGGGCCAACAAATCCACGCCTTGCTTCTCAAACACGCCTTCCACACCGACACTTTTGTTGCCACCGCTTTGCTCCATATGTACGCCTCGTGTGGCTCCATGTCCTTGGCGGAGAATGTGTTCGACCAAATGCCCCACCGAAATCTCGTTTCCTGGAACTCCATGATTGTGGGGtttcttaaaaacaaaatgtacGGTCGTGCCATTGGGTTTTTTAGAGAGGTTCTTTCTCTTGAACCCGACCAAGTTAGTTTCTCCAGCGTGTTGAGTGCTTGTGCTGGGTTGGTTGAGCTTGGGTTTGGGAAACAAGTTCATGGGAGCATTGTTAAGCGTGGTTTGGTGGGGTTGGTTTACGTGAAGAACTCGCTGGTAGACATGTATTGCAAATGCGGTTTGTTTGAGGATGCAACTAAGCTGTTctgtggtggtggagagagAGATGTTGTGACGTGGAATGTAATGATCACGGGATGTGTTCATAGCCAAAACTTCGAACAAGCTTGCACCTTTTTCCAGGCTATGATAAGGGAAGGCGTGGAACCGGACGAGGCTTCGTACTCATCTCTCCTTCACGCTTCTGCAAGTATTGCTGCACTGGCACAAGGCAGCTTGATCCATTGTCATGTATTAAAAACCGGGCATATGAAAAATGCGTGTGTTTCGAGTTCTTTGGTAACCATGTACGGCAAGTGTGGAAGTCTGTTTGATGCCTACGGTGTTTTTGGAGAAACTAAGGATTGCAATGTGGTTTGTTGGACTGCTATGATAACAGTTTGCCATCAACATGGTTGCGCAAATGAGGCAATTGAATTGTTTGAAGAGATGCTCAAGGAGGGGATTGTGCCAGAATACATAACTTTTGTTTCCGTGTTGTCGGCTTGCAGCCATACAGGGAAGGTTGATGATGGTTTTAAGTACTTCAATTCCATGGCTAATGTTCATAACATTGAACCGGGGCTTGAGCATTATGCTTGCATGGTTGACTTGCTTGGTCGCGTTGGTCGTTTGGAGGAAGCATGGAGGTTCATTGAATTGATGCCGATCGAGCCTGATTCGACCGTTTGGGGGGCTTTTCTTGGGGCATGCGGAAAGCATGGCAATGTTGAAATGGGAAGAGAGGTTGCAGAGAGGCTTTTCAAGTTGGAACCGGATAATCCAGGAAACTACGCGCTGCTTGCGAATATCTATACTCGACATGGGATGTTGGATGAAGCTGATGAAGTCAGAAGATTGATGGGGGTCAGTGGCGTGAGGAAAGAGACTGGGTGTAGCTGGATTGATGTTAAGAACAGAACCTTTGTGTTCAATGTGAATGATAGGTCTCATTCAAGGACACGAGAGATTTATGAAATGTTGCAGAAGTTGAAGGAATTGATGAAGAGGAGAGGGTATGTGGCGGAGACCCAGTTTGCAACTAACAGCGTGGAAGGTTCTGAAGAGCAGAGTTTGTGGTGTCACAGTGAGAAATTAGCTCTTGCATTTGGACTTCTGGTCCTCCCACCTGGATCTCCGGTAAGGATAAAGAAGAATTTGAGGACCTGTGGCGATTGTCATACTGTTATGAAGTTTGCTTCAGAGATTTTTCAGAGAGAAATTATTGTGAGAGATATCAATAGGTTTCATCGATTCACAAATGGATCGTGCTCATGTAGGGATTATTGGTGA